In a single window of the Nicotiana tomentosiformis chromosome 8, ASM39032v3, whole genome shotgun sequence genome:
- the LOC138897390 gene encoding uncharacterized protein, translating into MFKQKDLNLRQWRSCELLKDYEITILYHPGKANVVEDALSRRAESFGSLAYLPVLERPLALDVQALANLFIRLHVSEPSRVLACVVSRSSLYDRIRERQHDDSHLLVFKDTVQHGDARDVTICVPNVDRLRELILKKAHSSRYSIHLSAAKKYQDLRKHYWWRRMKKDIVGFLAWFLNCQQVKYEHQRLGGLLQRLDNPE; encoded by the coding sequence atgtttaaacagaaggatcttaacttgcggcaatgGAGATCGTgtgagctgcttaaggattatgaaatcaccatcctctatcatcccggaaaggccaatgtggtggaggatgccttgagtcgcagggCGGAGAGTtttgggagtttagcatatctaccagtattagagaggcctttagccttggatgttcaggccttggccaacctgTTTATTAGATTgcatgtttccgagccgagcagagttttggcttgtgtggtttctcggtcttctttatatgatcgcatcagagagcgccagcaTGATGACTCTCATTTGCTAGTatttaaggacacggttcagcacggtgatgccagagatgttactatttgtgtgcctaatgtggataggctacgtgagttgattcttaagaaggcccacagttcgcggtattccattcatctgagTGCCGCGAAGAAGTACCAGGACTTaaggaaacattattggtggagaagaatgaagaaggatatagtggggtttctAGCTTGGttcctcaactgtcagcaggtaaagtacgagcatcagagactgggcggattgcttcagaggttagacaatccagagtga